Proteins encoded together in one Kingella oralis window:
- a CDS encoding phage baseplate assembly protein V, protein MNTPTTASHNRLIANLLKQGNIAQADAARGVVRVQHGDLLTDWLPYFVPFAGGVSVHRVPSVGENCLVLAPSGEIANGLVLCGLASNQHPQPGTSPDETVIRFPDNAQFRYNHSSGSLKISGTKTIAIEASESITFDTPKATFTGEVIVQNLLTFLAGMAGSNSKGGAAANITGDVNHTQGNLTSNGITLHTHTHKGDSGGTTGSPQ, encoded by the coding sequence ATGAACACGCCCACCACCGCCAGCCACAACCGCTTGATTGCGAACTTGCTGAAACAAGGCAACATCGCCCAAGCCGATGCCGCGCGGGGGGTGGTGCGCGTGCAACATGGCGACTTGCTGACCGACTGGCTGCCCTATTTTGTGCCGTTTGCGGGCGGCGTTTCCGTGCATCGTGTGCCAAGCGTGGGCGAAAACTGCCTTGTGCTTGCGCCCAGCGGCGAAATCGCCAACGGCTTAGTGTTGTGCGGGCTGGCTTCCAACCAGCATCCGCAGCCCGGCACGTCGCCCGATGAAACCGTTATCCGCTTCCCCGACAACGCGCAGTTCAGATACAACCACAGCTCAGGCAGCCTGAAAATCAGCGGCACAAAAACCATTGCAATCGAAGCCAGCGAAAGCATCACATTTGACACGCCCAAAGCCACGTTCACAGGCGAAGTGATTGTGCAAAACCTGCTCACCTTCCTTGCAGGCATGGCGGGCAGCAACAGCAAAGGCGGTGCGGCTGCCAACATAACAGGCGATGTGAACCACACCCAAGGCAATCTGACCAGCAACGGCATCACGCTGCACACGCACACCCACAAAGGCGACAGCGGCGGCACAACGGGAAGCCCGCAATGA
- a CDS encoding GPW/gp25 family protein → MMNERNGRHISLIDHVHQSIRNILFTRIGTRVEREEYGSLLPELLDMPLNDITLLRCNAAVVLAIARWEPRYQIEHAQTQVVPQNGSLAVQIQLSGSLNGNLQNYIIEA, encoded by the coding sequence ATGATGAACGAGCGCAACGGACGGCACATCAGCCTGATTGACCATGTGCACCAATCCATCCGCAATATTTTGTTTACCCGCATCGGCACGCGCGTGGAGCGCGAGGAATACGGCAGCCTGCTGCCCGAGCTTTTGGACATGCCGCTCAACGACATCACGCTGTTGCGCTGCAATGCCGCCGTTGTCCTTGCCATCGCACGCTGGGAGCCGCGTTATCAGATAGAGCACGCGCAAACCCAAGTTGTCCCGCAAAACGGCAGCCTTGCCGTGCAAATCCAGCTTTCAGGCAGCCTGAATGGCAATTTGCAAAACTACATCATTGAAGCCTAA
- a CDS encoding baseplate assembly protein — protein sequence MQQEIDLSQLPAPQAIEEISFESIFEREKQKLIALCPEHIRTAIAATLELESEPLTIDLQQRAYAEMLLRTRINEAARATFLAFATGSDLDHIAASRGLSRKIIQTADEQASPPIPEIKESDTALRKRVQMHPEKFAAAGPRAAYKAHALDIDGVADANPIRPKAGTVRVYIKAHADNGIADASLLARVKEYLSAEERRPLCDTVEVESGSLKNITIRYQTRYQSQLGKEVVQSEQQKALDVLFSEHAHLGAHIALSKIIGALDVAGAEKVILHEPAADIECGAGEFIHINAIQSSELV from the coding sequence ATGCAGCAAGAAATTGATTTAAGCCAACTGCCCGCGCCGCAAGCGATAGAAGAGATTAGCTTTGAAAGCATTTTTGAGCGTGAAAAGCAAAAGCTGATTGCGCTTTGCCCCGAGCATATCCGCACCGCCATCGCCGCCACGCTGGAACTGGAAAGCGAGCCGCTGACCATTGATTTGCAGCAACGCGCCTATGCCGAAATGCTGCTGCGCACGCGCATCAACGAAGCCGCACGCGCCACGTTCCTCGCTTTTGCCACAGGCAGCGATTTAGACCACATCGCCGCATCGCGCGGGTTAAGCAGAAAAATCATCCAAACCGCCGATGAGCAAGCCAGCCCGCCCATCCCCGAAATCAAAGAAAGCGACACGGCATTGCGCAAACGTGTGCAAATGCACCCTGAAAAATTTGCGGCGGCTGGCCCGCGAGCTGCCTACAAAGCGCACGCGCTGGATATAGATGGCGTTGCCGATGCCAACCCTATCCGCCCCAAAGCAGGCACGGTGCGCGTGTACATCAAAGCCCATGCGGATAACGGCATCGCCGATGCTAGCCTGCTCGCCCGCGTGAAAGAGTATCTCTCCGCAGAGGAGCGCCGCCCCTTGTGCGACACGGTGGAAGTGGAATCAGGCAGCCTGAAAAACATCACCATCCGCTACCAAACGCGCTATCAAAGCCAGCTTGGCAAAGAAGTGGTGCAAAGCGAGCAGCAAAAAGCCCTTGATGTTTTGTTTAGCGAACACGCCCATTTGGGCGCGCATATTGCCCTATCCAAAATCATCGGTGCGCTGGATGTGGCGGGCGCGGAAAAAGTGATTTTGCACGAGCCTGCCGCCGACATTGAATGCGGCGCGGGCGAATTTATCCATATCAACGCCATACAAAGCAGCGAACTGGTTTAG
- a CDS encoding phage tail protein I, which yields MQSILPSNNSPLMHALAQLSEQQIAALDWRVILLNREAATCQTHFLPYLAWENSIADAEGWGFAETESAQRNLIQNYVAKHQHKGTPAMIRQLFRDLQLGEIDILERVHNLTFDGSATFDGNFFFGGGSDDWAKYAIVLKRVVSIAQAEIIKQFLAEITPLRCELVYLDYRSNPLYWNAEIAFDGTHTFGAITS from the coding sequence ATGCAAAGCATTCTGCCCAGCAACAACAGCCCCCTGATGCACGCGCTCGCCCAGTTGAGCGAGCAGCAAATTGCCGCGCTGGATTGGCGCGTGATTTTGCTCAACCGCGAAGCGGCTACCTGCCAAACCCATTTTTTGCCGTATCTGGCTTGGGAAAACAGCATTGCCGACGCGGAGGGCTGGGGCTTTGCCGAAACCGAATCCGCGCAACGCAACCTAATCCAAAACTATGTTGCCAAACATCAACACAAAGGCACGCCCGCCATGATTCGCCAGCTATTCCGCGATTTGCAACTGGGCGAAATAGACATCTTGGAGCGCGTGCACAACCTGACCTTTGACGGCAGCGCCACTTTTGACGGCAACTTCTTTTTTGGCGGCGGCAGCGATGACTGGGCGAAATATGCCATTGTGTTAAAGCGCGTGGTTTCCATTGCGCAAGCCGAAATCATCAAACAGTTTCTGGCTGAAATCACGCCGCTGCGCTGCGAGCTGGTTTATCTGGACTACCGCAGCAACCCGCTTTACTGGAACGCCGAAATTGCTTTTGACGGAACTCATACCTTTGGAGCCATCACATCATGA
- a CDS encoding phage tail protein, whose product MTDTAIQENPQWEAIVRQVDTGDRVLGGADGAVNIAYRQLANRTSYLKQQITELNAALPGNATAKTAGLVKLINTLNSTVTDAALTAAQGKALNDAITKLNELLTGYSSYSLLPTGAVFFYLGETAPSGSLKMNGAAISRTLYANLFALIGTRYGAGDGHSTYNLPDARGEFPRFWDDGRGVDVGRGLGTWQGDAIRNITAQMYLYGQDGSSSQGAFGFRKQGERGLVWSRNDNNAGVVMDFWLDASKVVPTAHENRPRNIALLACIKY is encoded by the coding sequence ATGACCGATACAGCCATTCAAGAAAACCCACAATGGGAAGCCATCGTCCGCCAAGTAGATACGGGCGACCGCGTGCTCGGTGGAGCGGACGGCGCGGTAAACATTGCCTACCGCCAGCTTGCCAACCGCACGAGCTACCTGAAACAGCAAATTACCGAGCTGAATGCAGCGTTGCCCGGCAATGCCACTGCCAAAACAGCGGGGCTGGTCAAGCTCATCAACACGCTCAACAGCACCGTCACCGATGCCGCACTCACCGCAGCGCAGGGCAAAGCCTTGAACGATGCGATTACAAAATTGAACGAGCTACTGACGGGTTACTCGTCATACAGCCTACTTCCAACCGGAGCAGTTTTTTTCTATTTAGGAGAAACCGCACCATCAGGTTCGTTAAAAATGAATGGTGCGGCAATTTCACGCACACTTTATGCGAATTTATTTGCGTTAATTGGCACGCGATATGGTGCAGGCGATGGGCATTCTACATATAACCTGCCTGACGCACGCGGGGAATTCCCGCGCTTTTGGGATGACGGACGCGGGGTGGATGTGGGGCGCGGTTTGGGGACTTGGCAGGGCGATGCCATTCGCAACATCACCGCGCAGATGTACCTGTACGGCCAAGATGGCTCAAGCAGCCAGGGCGCGTTCGGCTTCCGCAAGCAGGGCGAGCGCGGGCTGGTATGGTCGCGCAACGACAACAATGCGGGTGTGGTGATGGATTTTTGGCTGGACGCGTCCAAAGTCGTCCCCACCGCTCACGAAAACCGCCCGCGCAATATCGCGCTGCTGGCATGTATAAAATATTAA
- a CDS encoding Com family DNA-binding transcriptional regulator, whose product MTTHTSTSQSTELRCQSCNRKLGEIAGTYRLAVKCPRCKQFNHFQAA is encoded by the coding sequence ATGACAACACACACATCTACATCACAATCCACCGAACTGCGCTGTCAGTCCTGCAACCGCAAGCTAGGCGAAATCGCGGGCACATACCGCCTTGCGGTCAAATGCCCGCGCTGCAAGCAATTCAACCACTTTCAGGCAGCCTGA
- a CDS encoding phage tail sheath subtilisin-like domain-containing protein, translating to MTTAARHHGVTTKEFTKGARAISDIASSIIGIVATADDADDKQFPLNTPVFHTSAYRALASAGEKGTLAKSLDAICDQADAQIIVVRVPHADDAEEQRNHIIGSATGGVYTGIKALRRARAVTGYTPKILGVPMLDSQSVIAELAGVAQETRAFIYASAGNNPDISAVANYRKNFGQREIMLIDNQFIDDKGEDDATIARILGARAKLDTQIGWHKTISNTVINGVSQLKLPRSFDLLDDKCDANTLNNADVTTLIRENGFRTWGNRTCSEDPMMAFESTVRSAQIIQETIASSFLWAMDKPMHPSLLEDIIMGINAKLSEYVYKGMLLGARVFVDANKNQATNVQAGQFTFGYEFTAVPPLENLVLEQYVSDTFFVNLTNKVVSFANSLKATTI from the coding sequence ATGACCACAGCCGCCCGCCATCATGGCGTAACCACCAAAGAATTTACCAAAGGCGCACGCGCCATTAGCGATATTGCCAGCAGCATTATCGGCATTGTTGCCACCGCTGATGATGCCGATGACAAACAATTTCCGCTGAACACCCCTGTATTTCACACATCTGCTTATCGCGCCCTTGCCAGCGCAGGAGAAAAAGGCACGCTGGCAAAATCGCTTGATGCCATTTGCGACCAAGCGGATGCGCAGATTATTGTGGTGCGCGTGCCGCATGCTGATGATGCGGAGGAGCAGCGCAACCATATTATCGGCAGCGCAACGGGCGGCGTTTATACGGGCATCAAAGCCTTGCGCCGCGCGCGGGCGGTTACGGGCTACACGCCTAAAATTCTTGGCGTGCCGATGCTGGACAGCCAATCGGTGATTGCCGAGCTGGCAGGCGTGGCGCAGGAGACGCGCGCATTTATCTATGCCAGCGCGGGCAACAACCCCGACATCAGCGCAGTGGCGAATTATCGTAAGAATTTCGGGCAACGCGAAATCATGTTGATTGATAACCAGTTTATCGACGACAAGGGCGAGGATGATGCCACTATTGCCCGCATTTTGGGCGCACGCGCCAAGCTGGACACGCAAATCGGCTGGCATAAAACCATCTCCAATACGGTGATTAACGGCGTGAGCCAGCTCAAACTGCCGCGCAGCTTTGATTTGTTGGACGATAAATGCGATGCCAACACGCTCAACAACGCCGATGTAACCACGCTGATCCGCGAAAACGGCTTTCGCACATGGGGCAACCGCACCTGCTCGGAAGACCCGATGATGGCGTTTGAATCAACGGTGCGCAGCGCGCAAATTATCCAAGAAACCATTGCCAGCTCGTTTTTGTGGGCGATGGACAAACCGATGCATCCGAGCTTGTTGGAAGACATCATTATGGGCATCAACGCCAAGCTGTCGGAATATGTTTACAAAGGAATGCTGCTGGGTGCGCGCGTGTTTGTGGATGCCAACAAAAACCAAGCAACCAATGTGCAGGCTGGGCAATTTACTTTCGGCTACGAATTCACCGCCGTGCCGCCGTTGGAGAACTTGGTATTGGAGCAATATGTTTCCGACACCTTCTTTGTGAACCTGACCAACAAAGTTGTGAGCTTTGCCAACAGCCTGAAAGCCACCACCATCTAA
- a CDS encoding phage major tail tube protein encodes MQLPRQLKGFTAFINGEDKYGILIDISRPKISRKTEDYTPGGVMTELTTVHGFDKLEMEITAKGYEADMLKSMSSTIGGTLIRYQGALQQEDGESYQQLKGEARGRIIEADPGNDKQNEGGEHKFKIALVYWKETLDGEPILEFDVLGNKAIFGGKDERTGLRRALGL; translated from the coding sequence ATGCAATTACCCCGCCAGCTCAAAGGCTTTACTGCTTTTATCAACGGAGAGGACAAATACGGCATTCTTATTGACATCAGCCGCCCGAAAATCAGCCGCAAGACCGAGGACTACACACCGGGCGGCGTGATGACCGAGCTGACCACCGTGCACGGATTCGACAAGCTGGAAATGGAAATCACCGCCAAAGGCTACGAAGCCGATATGCTCAAATCCATGTCGTCCACCATCGGCGGCACGCTGATTCGCTATCAAGGCGCATTGCAACAAGAGGACGGCGAGAGCTACCAACAGCTTAAAGGCGAAGCGCGCGGACGCATTATTGAAGCCGACCCCGGCAACGACAAGCAAAACGAAGGCGGCGAGCATAAATTCAAAATCGCCCTTGTTTATTGGAAAGAAACGCTGGACGGCGAACCTATCCTTGAATTTGACGTGCTGGGCAACAAAGCCATTTTTGGCGGCAAAGACGAGCGCACGGGCTTGCGCCGAGCATTGGGCTTATAA
- a CDS encoding phage tail tape measure protein, whose amino-acid sequence MADNNLVLRIIMNASDRASNAMNRVRDAASGLSGRLGRLQQAFDRSARNRNNLTQYINQRQAMRQLDAQMQNTQQRIQSLAQTQRQQGSLTREQQREWTQLQRSMRQSQQEYQRLQQSSHALGNELRTQGISTTRLRESQARLNREHDEAAHALERERAALNRLDRARERSQRMSQAGRRALATSAASSLAAAGIGRTLMVPLKAYAETEAASTDLRMAMMDKTGQVSAQYQAVNELATRLGDKLPGTTADFKNLMTMLMRQGVSAETVLGGTGEAAALLAVQLKKTPEAAAEMAAKLQDATRSTETEMLGLMDSVQRLFYAGVDDNNILGAFSKLSPALDVTRLKGEAAIKTFSPLIGMLDQAGLSGESAGNALRKVFTLAMDSKKIAKVTKGTGISLDFTNGKGEFGGIEKMYTELAKLQKLNTEQRLKVLKGIFGDDAETLQALNTMISKGQEGYNEFAAKMEAQASLNQRVNEQLGTLSNLWDAATGTFTNFLASMGEAIAPELKSVVTWIGEVNEKLSAWAAKNPKTANTIMKVAAAAGIVAVAIAGVSLVVAGVMLPLAAMQTSWAMAFNLLSRGSFVLPMITRLLGGLGTALLTFGRAALTFMVSNPFGWALIAVGLIVALWMHWDRVKAGIAAGWNWLRGVLRDNPFIGALMGPIGLILSMIANWDRLKAGIAAGWEWLKGVLRDNPFIAALSAPIALINTLGAKFDYLIGKIQQAKAAIQNFDMGKAASNTWGKVKSAVGFSRGGYTGHGGVNDVAGVVHKGEVVFNQADVARFGGWRALERLRKTGLAGAALQKANRYFSGNSSPAPALRSSVAGNNRQPENNLTQSITINIQAAAQQSAQDIAAAVRRELERIGSMAQRRRNSSLLDAD is encoded by the coding sequence ATGGCAGATAACAACCTTGTTTTACGAATTATTATGAATGCGAGCGACCGCGCCAGCAACGCGATGAACCGCGTGCGGGACGCAGCATCAGGGTTAAGCGGACGGCTGGGCAGGCTGCAACAAGCGTTTGACCGCAGCGCACGCAACCGCAACAACCTGACGCAATACATCAACCAACGCCAAGCCATGCGCCAACTTGATGCGCAAATGCAGAATACGCAACAGCGCATCCAGTCGCTGGCGCAAACGCAACGGCAACAAGGCAGCCTGACCCGCGAACAACAGCGCGAGTGGACGCAGCTCCAACGCAGCATGCGGCAAAGCCAACAAGAATACCAACGCTTGCAACAATCTTCGCACGCCTTGGGCAATGAATTGCGCACACAAGGCATCAGCACAACGCGCCTGCGCGAATCGCAAGCGCGCCTGAACCGTGAGCATGATGAAGCGGCACACGCATTGGAGCGCGAACGCGCCGCATTGAACCGACTTGACCGCGCCCGTGAACGCAGCCAGCGCATGAGCCAAGCAGGCAGGCGCGCCCTTGCCACTTCCGCCGCATCCAGTTTAGCTGCTGCGGGCATCGGGCGCACGCTGATGGTGCCGTTAAAAGCCTATGCCGAAACCGAAGCCGCCAGCACCGATTTGCGCATGGCAATGATGGATAAAACGGGGCAGGTGTCGGCGCAGTATCAGGCGGTAAACGAATTGGCGACGCGCTTGGGCGACAAGCTGCCCGGTACGACCGCCGATTTTAAAAACCTGATGACCATGCTGATGCGGCAAGGCGTTTCGGCGGAGACGGTGCTCGGTGGCACAGGCGAAGCAGCTGCCTTGCTGGCGGTACAGTTGAAAAAAACGCCCGAAGCGGCGGCGGAAATGGCTGCCAAGCTGCAAGATGCCACCCGCTCCACAGAAACAGAAATGCTGGGCTTAATGGACAGCGTGCAGCGGCTGTTTTATGCGGGCGTGGATGACAACAATATTTTGGGCGCATTCTCCAAGCTCTCGCCCGCGCTGGATGTAACCCGCCTGAAAGGCGAAGCGGCGATTAAAACGTTTAGCCCTTTGATTGGGATGCTAGACCAAGCGGGGCTGAGCGGCGAGAGCGCGGGCAATGCTTTGCGCAAAGTATTCACGCTGGCAATGGATAGCAAAAAAATAGCCAAAGTAACCAAAGGCACGGGCATCAGCTTGGATTTCACCAATGGCAAGGGTGAGTTTGGCGGTATTGAAAAGATGTACACCGAGCTTGCCAAGTTGCAAAAGCTCAACACCGAGCAGCGGCTGAAAGTGCTGAAAGGTATTTTTGGCGACGACGCGGAAACGCTGCAAGCCTTGAACACCATGATAAGCAAGGGGCAAGAGGGCTATAACGAATTTGCTGCCAAAATGGAAGCACAAGCCAGCTTAAACCAGCGCGTGAACGAGCAGCTGGGCACGCTGAGCAATTTGTGGGACGCGGCAACGGGGACGTTTACCAACTTTCTTGCCAGCATGGGCGAGGCGATTGCGCCCGAGCTGAAAAGCGTGGTGACATGGATTGGCGAAGTGAACGAAAAACTCAGCGCTTGGGCGGCGAAAAACCCGAAAACGGCGAATACGATTATGAAAGTTGCGGCGGCGGCAGGCATTGTTGCAGTGGCGATTGCGGGGGTTTCTTTGGTGGTGGCGGGGGTTATGTTGCCGCTGGCCGCTATGCAGACGAGCTGGGCGATGGCGTTTAACCTGCTGAGCCGTGGCTCGTTTGTGCTGCCCATGATTACGCGTTTGTTGGGCGGATTGGGCACGGCGCTGCTGACGTTTGGGCGCGCGGCTTTAACGTTTATGGTGAGCAATCCTTTTGGCTGGGCATTGATTGCGGTCGGCTTGATTGTTGCGCTGTGGATGCATTGGGACAGAGTGAAAGCGGGCATTGCTGCGGGATGGAACTGGTTGCGCGGTGTGTTGCGCGATAACCCATTTATTGGCGCGCTTATGGGTCCGATTGGTTTAATCCTATCCATGATTGCCAACTGGGATAGGCTGAAAGCGGGCATTGCTGCGGGCTGGGAATGGCTGAAAGGCGTGTTGCGCGACAATCCGTTTATTGCGGCATTAAGCGCGCCGATTGCGCTGATTAACACGTTGGGCGCGAAATTTGATTATTTGATTGGCAAAATCCAGCAAGCCAAGGCAGCGATTCAAAATTTTGATATGGGCAAGGCGGCGAGCAACACTTGGGGCAAGGTAAAAAGCGCGGTGGGGTTTTCGCGCGGGGGCTACACGGGGCATGGCGGCGTGAACGATGTGGCGGGCGTGGTACACAAGGGCGAAGTGGTGTTTAACCAAGCGGATGTGGCGCGGTTTGGCGGCTGGCGCGCATTGGAGCGGCTGCGCAAAACAGGTTTGGCAGGCGCGGCATTGCAGAAGGCGAACCGCTATTTTTCGGGCAACAGCAGCCCCGCGCCAGCCTTGCGCTCATCTGTCGCCGGCAACAACAGGCAGCCTGAAAACAATCTGACACAATCCATTACCATCAACATTCAGGCTGCGGCGCAGCAAAGCGCGCAGGATATTGCGGCTGCGGTGCGCCGCGAATTGGAGCGCATCGGCAGCATGGCGCAGCGCCGACGCAACAGCAGCTTGCTGGATGCGGATTAA
- a CDS encoding phage tail protein yields the protein MVILAALGMFVFTTYTIPFQSLDRNQSWKHPHGAIVGKDFAPSQYVGKEPDEMTLKCELRPEITGGDFSIEWLRKMADTGQAYPLILGTGKLMGSFVITSISENRSELMYDSKARSISFSMTLKKVAEHSFGLKGEALGLAVGLVRMLSGV from the coding sequence ATGGTTATTCTCGCCGCTTTGGGGATGTTTGTATTTACCACCTACACCATCCCTTTTCAGAGCTTAGACCGCAACCAATCTTGGAAGCATCCGCATGGGGCGATTGTGGGCAAGGATTTTGCGCCATCGCAGTATGTGGGCAAAGAGCCTGACGAAATGACGCTGAAATGCGAGCTGCGCCCCGAGATTACGGGCGGCGATTTCAGCATTGAATGGCTGCGCAAAATGGCGGACACGGGGCAGGCTTACCCGCTGATTTTGGGCACGGGCAAGCTGATGGGCAGCTTTGTGATTACAAGCATTAGCGAAAACCGCAGCGAGCTGATGTATGACAGCAAGGCGCGCAGCATCAGTTTTAGCATGACGCTGAAAAAAGTTGCCGAACACAGCTTTGGGCTGAAAGGCGAAGCATTGGGCTTGGCTGTGGGCTTGGTGCGCATGCTGAGCGGGGTGTGA
- a CDS encoding contractile injection system protein, VgrG/Pvc8 family, giving the protein MDLKQRLIQTWKTFGAANTHGKHLTPQAKLTLNGQVFGTQTMSRLISLSLIDKRGFEADELTIELNDYDGALAIPEAGSKITLELGYAETGLIDKGEYTLTECTCQGGPDTLSLTARAADIADTLMEQKEKSWHKTTLYAIAHAIALANKYEPAIAAQYKNIKIEHIDQTQESDASFLTRLAEQHDAIATVKQGKLIFAPMGESLTTSGIKIPTLRITRQLGDQHRFGYNAANAYTAVRAYYTDKKTGKRMEVVIDKTNLKPEKRTTSKTHVYKRPRKDKKTGKVVRSKTTHKTTMEHRKINTDGLKIKTLRHLYASEATAWHGAAAAFKKLARGVAEFSLTLATGRPDLFPEIPVDVVGFKPEIDNQQWLIVELSHQLSQSGLSSSVKFEARIEAEDEQAGGKAAAKK; this is encoded by the coding sequence ATGGATTTGAAACAGCGGCTCATCCAAACATGGAAAACCTTTGGCGCGGCGAACACCCACGGCAAGCATTTGACCCCGCAAGCCAAGCTGACGCTGAACGGGCAAGTGTTTGGCACGCAAACGATGTCGCGCCTGATTAGCCTGAGCCTGATTGATAAACGCGGCTTTGAAGCGGACGAGCTAACCATTGAGCTGAACGATTATGATGGCGCGCTGGCGATTCCCGAAGCGGGCAGCAAAATTACGCTAGAACTGGGCTATGCGGAAACGGGGCTGATTGACAAAGGCGAATACACGCTGACCGAATGCACCTGCCAAGGCGGCCCCGACACGCTGAGCCTGACCGCGCGGGCGGCGGATATTGCCGACACGCTGATGGAGCAGAAAGAAAAAAGCTGGCACAAAACCACGCTGTATGCGATTGCCCACGCGATTGCGCTGGCAAACAAATATGAGCCTGCGATTGCGGCACAATACAAAAACATCAAGATTGAGCATATTGACCAGACGCAGGAGAGCGACGCGAGCTTTTTAACGCGCTTGGCGGAACAGCATGATGCGATTGCGACGGTGAAGCAGGGCAAGCTGATTTTTGCGCCGATGGGCGAGAGCCTGACCACCAGCGGCATTAAGATACCGACCTTGCGCATTACGCGGCAGCTGGGCGACCAGCACCGCTTTGGCTACAACGCAGCAAATGCTTATACAGCGGTTCGAGCGTATTACACGGACAAAAAAACAGGCAAACGCATGGAAGTGGTGATCGACAAAACGAATTTGAAGCCTGAAAAGCGCACGACCAGCAAGACGCATGTGTATAAACGCCCGCGCAAGGATAAAAAAACGGGCAAGGTGGTGCGCAGCAAAACCACCCACAAGACCACGATGGAGCACCGCAAAATCAACACCGACGGCTTGAAAATTAAAACCCTGCGCCATCTTTATGCCAGCGAAGCAACGGCATGGCACGGTGCGGCGGCGGCGTTTAAAAAGCTGGCGCGCGGTGTGGCGGAATTTAGCCTGACGCTGGCGACGGGGCGACCTGATTTGTTTCCCGAGATACCTGTGGATGTGGTTGGGTTTAAGCCTGAGATTGATAACCAGCAATGGCTTATTGTGGAGCTGAGCCACCAGCTTAGCCAAAGCGGGCTGAGTAGCAGCGTGAAGTTTGAGGCGCGGATTGAGGCGGAGGATGAGCAGGCGGGCGGCAAGGCGGCGGCGAAAAAATAG
- a CDS encoding LexA family transcriptional regulator: MSENSIDRAKIAIGAKSDSDLARWLGFATSVISGYRRRETVPLEQCIKIAEQTGVSLDWLILGKGDPKPQHQPQSAVQDYDDQDAVWVPLYDVYASAGGGEDVWGEEIEQYIPFSRVWLNQKNLHSKNLSCVKVRGDSMEPTLNNGDVILVNTARQVGDGVFVVRIGSLLRVKRLQTLINGSLKISSDNPIYESETLNPKEDSDFAIIGECHSKIARVA; this comes from the coding sequence ATGTCTGAAAATAGCATTGACCGCGCAAAAATAGCAATCGGTGCTAAATCTGATTCAGATTTAGCACGATGGCTAGGCTTTGCAACGTCTGTTATTTCAGGATATAGACGCAGAGAGACTGTTCCGTTGGAACAGTGCATTAAGATTGCCGAGCAAACAGGCGTTTCCCTAGACTGGTTGATACTCGGCAAAGGCGACCCCAAACCTCAGCATCAGCCGCAGAGTGCCGTGCAAGATTACGACGACCAAGACGCTGTATGGGTGCCGTTGTATGATGTTTACGCCAGCGCAGGCGGCGGCGAGGATGTTTGGGGCGAAGAAATTGAGCAATACATCCCTTTCTCTCGCGTTTGGCTCAATCAAAAAAATCTCCACAGTAAAAACCTATCCTGTGTCAAAGTGCGTGGCGACAGCATGGAGCCCACGCTAAACAACGGCGATGTCATTCTCGTAAATACCGCCCGCCAAGTCGGCGATGGCGTGTTTGTGGTGCGCATCGGCAGCCTTTTGCGCGTCAAACGCCTGCAAACCCTGATCAATGGCAGCCTGAAAATCAGCAGCGACAACCCCATTTACGAATCCGAAACGCTTAACCCCAAAGAGGACAGCGATTTCGCCATCATCGGCGAATGCCATTCCAAAATCGCACGCGTCGCCTAG